In Miscanthus floridulus cultivar M001 chromosome 5, ASM1932011v1, whole genome shotgun sequence, one genomic interval encodes:
- the LOC136454541 gene encoding uncharacterized protein yields the protein MQLPPQRTEGAPGSVEDRTAPADTEAVPLPPPPPLQTMVLTLAPLKALKVSPGSTAHWVAEAQDAIQRSTVLARADPKETATQGGAAEVTPTRTGEGAPPPREGEARESDGAEVPLVAEATEVEAPGASKAEATEAGAPKTAEATAAGVGVSATTEAMMAEAGAPETTEADVMAARPWAQEVEMKAVEASVAPLVQGPPSLWESAREVEVHPISSDDTSRAREVVDAEVASAVEQPVPTLGEGSSALMRVQPEPRGWDHPRVLW from the exons atgcaactgcccccgcagaggaccgagggggcgccggggtccgtcgAGGACCGGACGGCACCGGCGGATACAGAGGCCGtgcctctgccaccgccaccacctttGCAGACGATG GTGCTTACCTTGGCGCCCctcaaggcgctcaaggtgagccccggctccaccgcccactgggtggcggaggcgcaagacGCCATACAACGCAGCACGGTgttggcgagggccgacccgaaggagacggccacccaaggaggggctgccgaggtgaCCCCAACACggacgggggagggagcgcctccgccccGTGAGGGCGAGGCTCGTGAATCGGATGGAGCTGAGGTGCCCttagttgccgaggccaccgaggtcgaggcccccggggcctctaaggccgaggcgacggaggccggggcgcccaaGACCGCGGAGGCCACAGCGGCGGGGGTCGGAGTTtccgcgaccaccgaggccatgatggcggaggccgggGCCCCTGAGACAACCGAGGCCgacgtgatggcggcgaggccatgggcccaggaagtggagatgaaagcggtggaggcctcggtggcacccttggttcaaggtcCACCGTCGTTGTGGGAGAGCGctcgggaggtggaggtccatccgatctcctccgatgatacttcccgggcgcgggaggtggtcgacgccgaggtggcCAGTGCCGTGGAACAGCCAGTTCCAAccttgggcgagggaagctcggccctcatgcgggtgcaacccgagccccgcgggtgggatcacccgcgtgtcctatGGTAG
- the LOC136454542 gene encoding uncharacterized protein codes for MEAYCKLVRHLEDKFDGLELNHIARKYNKAADKLAKMASARASVPPNVFAKDLHKPSIDYASAVEEGPLANPTVGLDAPSAAETPSAEPEVMEVDTGPPQTDQDTDWQVPFLDWVT; via the coding sequence atggaggcgtactgcaagttggtacgtcacctagaagacaagttcgatggtctcgaactcaaccacatcgcgcggaaaTACAACAAGGCCGCGgacaaactggcaaagatggcctcggcacgggcttcggtccccccaaacgtctttgccaaggacctccacaagccttccattgactatgCCTCGGCAGTAGAAGAGGGCCCACTGGCCAATCCCACCGtggggctcgacgccccctcagCCGCCGAGACTCCTTCAgctgagcccgaggtcatggaagtcgacacGGGGCCTCCCCAGACCGACCAAGACACGGACTGgcaagtcccgttccttgattgggtCACTTag